The Jiangella sp. DSM 45060 genome contains the following window.
CCGGCAGCACGCAGTGCCGCACCAGGTGCCACGACCGCGCGCCCAGCGTCCGGGTCGCGTCGACGAAGTCGCGGTTCTTCGTGACCAGCACCTGACTGCGGGCCACCCGCGCGAACGTCACCCAGTTCGAGATGGCCAGAACGATGACGACGTTGACGACGCTCGGCCCGAGCAGCGCGGCGATGAAGATCGCCAGCAGGATCGACGGGAACGTGAGCTGGACGTCGGCCAGCCGCATCAGCGCGCCGTCCAGCCACCGTCCGTACCACCCGGCCACGACGCCGACGGTGACGCCGATCAGCCCGGCCAGCAGCAGCGTCGCGACGCCGACCGCGATGGAGATGCGCGCGCCCTGGAACACCTGCGCGAGCAGGTCCTGGCCCACCTGGTCGGTGCCGAAGATCGCCAGCGAGCCGTCCTCGGTGCGCGAGCCGGGCGGCAGCAGCCGGTCGCCGGTGCTCGTCGCGACCGGGTCGTAGCCGACCAGCCACGGCCCGAACACCGCCGCGAGCACGTAGAGGGCGATGACGGCGCTCGCGAACCGGATGCGCCCGGAACCGGGCTTGCGCCTGGGGCGGCCAGCAGCCTCGGGGACGGGGGCGGCCGGCGGGCTGCCGAGGTCGGTCAGTGTGTCGGTCATGGGTCACCCGGCCAATCGCACGCGGGGGTCGAGGTAGCCGTACAGGACGTCGACGACGAGGTTCACCAGCACGAACACCGCGGCGATGAACAGCACGGCGGCCTGGACGACGCCGTAGTCGCGGTGCGAGATCGCGTCGACCAGCAAGCGCCCGACGCCGGGCCAGGCGAACACCGTCTCGACGATGACGGTGCCGCCGAGCAGCTGGCCGAACTGCAGGCCGACCACCGTCACGACCGGGATCAGCGCGTTGCGGGCGGCGTGCGGGAAGATCACGACGCTCTCGCGCAGCCCCTTCGCGCGCGCCGTCTGCACGTAGCCCTCGTGGATGACCTCGAGCAACCCGCTGCGGGTCAGCCGGACCAGGATGGCCAGGAACGGCAGCGCCAGCGTGACCGCCGGGAGCACCAGGTGCTGCCAGCCGCCGGTGCCGCCGCTGGGCAGCACGTCCAGCGTCCGGGCGAACACCAGGATGAAGACGATGCCGACCCAGAACGCCGGCGTCGACTGCCCCACCAGCGACAGCACCGAGATGACGCGGTCGGTCAGCGTGTTGGCCTTGAGCGCCGCGATGACGCCGAGCGGGAAGCCGATGAGGATCGACAGCGTGAGCGCGGCGATCGCCAGCTCGGCGGTGTTCGGCAGCCGCGACAGGACGAGGTCCATGGCGTCGACGTTCATCCGGAACGAGTCGCCGAAGTCCAGCCTGACGACGTCGCGCAGGTACGTGCCGTACTGGACGATCAGCGACTCGTCCAGGCCCATCCGCTCGCGCAGCTGGGCGATCTGGTCGGCGGTCGCGTCCGGCCCGAGCAGCACGGTCGCGGGGTCGCCGGGCACCAGCCGCAGCACCACGAAGATGACCGAGACGGCGCCCCACAGGACGAAGACGGAGAACAGCAGCCGGCGCGCGAGGTAGGCCGGCATCAGGCGCCCTGCGCGTGCGCCAGGACGGTCACCGGCGGCGCCTCGTCCAGCAGGCCGGCGCCGATGCGGTCGGCGCACGCCGTGACGGCGGCGGCCAGGCCGCGTAGCTCGGCCGGGTGCCGTACCCGCGACGGGACCCGGACGGCGACGGCGGCGACCGCCAGCCCGTCGTGGTCGAGCACCGGGGCCGCGACGGCCCGCCCGGTCTCGGCGTACTCACGGTCCTCGACGGCGTAGCCGCAGGTCCGCGCCCGGGCCAGGGACCGGAGCAGGCCGTAGGCGTCGGTGACGGTGCGGGCGGTGAGCCGCGGGAACGGCGCCCGCGCCACGAACCGGTCGACCTCGACCCGGGGGCGGTGCGCGAGGTAGGCCTTGCCCAGCGCCGTCGCGTGCATCGGCAGCGGCGACCCCGGGTCGGCCGCGGGCTGGCCGGCGGTCGCCGTCCGCACCAGGTGCCCGCCGCGGGGTCGGCCGTAGCTGACCGCCTGGCCGGTGCTCTCGTGCAGCGCGCTCAGCGCCGGGTGGACGACGGAGTCGGGCCCGGCGTCGCCGCGGGCGGCCCGGGCGAGGTCGAGCGCGCCCAGGCCCACGACGTACCGGTTGGCCTCGTCGCGGCGGACCAGGCCGAACTCGACGAAGGTCGCGAGCATCCGGTGGACGGTGCTCTTGTGCAACCCGACGGCGTTGGTGATGTCGGTCAGCGTGCGCGGGTGGCCGTGCCGGCTCAGCTCGGTCAGGACTTCGAGGGCGCGGCTCAGCGACTTCATCGATCACTCACCCCTGTGCACTCGTCGGGTGGTTCGGCGTCGTTACATTAACGTTAACGGTAGCGTTCATGGGCGACGCTAGAGGACGGCCCAGAACGGTGTCAAGGGTCGGCTCAGCGAATGGGTGAACCTGCTGGTCAGCCGGGTTGCGAGGGATGCAACGCGCCTTGACACCGTTGTTCCGTGAACGTTAACGTCCGAACTGGCGCAGGCCGTTGGAATTCATCTGTGAAGCGGCCCCCATTCGCGAGGAGGCGACTTTGTCCGTCGATACTGCAGGCGATATGACCGGCCAGTTCAGGAGGGCCCTCGTGGCGGCCGATCCGCGCCTGTCGAAATTCAATCCGCTCGGCCGCATCCTCGCGCACGACGACTTCGACTCCGGCACCCACGGCTGGTGCGAACTGATCGGCAACTACGACGGCAACGGCAACCTCGACACCGTCGACGACCACATGCGCGACTTCCGCCCGCCGCAGCTGAGCGCCTGCAATTTCTTCGACATCGGCACCCACGGCACGCTCGGCGGCACGTACGCCCTGAAACTGGCCACGCGGCCGTATCCGGGGCACACCGCGGTCGCCATCCGCCGTCTGACGATGAGCGGGCGCGGCCGAGTGCAGCTGGAGACGTACTTCACCTTCAAGGCCGAGGCCACGCTGGGTTCCGACCCCGCCAACGACACGTTCGGCGAGGTCGTGTGGGACGGCAACCTGCACCCGTCGGAGGCCCAGTTCGGCGCGCTGACGGTGGCCACCGACCTGTGCGGCGACGGCGGCGTCCGCTACCACACCGTCGCGCGCTACCAGAACACCGACCACCAGCACCGGCTGACCCGGCAGTGGATGTACCCGGGGGTGCCCGAGCCGACGCCGCGCGAGCACCTCGAGGGCAAGGTGAAGCTGGGCTACGCGGCCGACTTCACGGCGCCGAACCCGGAGGACTGGCACCCGTTCGGCGAGCCCCAGGAACTCTGCTACAACGAGGTCCCGACGAAGGTGAACTGGCATTATCTGCGGTGGGTCGTCGACACCGCCGCGCGCAAGAACGTCGAATTGCAGATCAACGACCGGGTCATGGACATGAGCGATGTCCCGGTGCCGATCTACGAAGACCGGTACGAGTCGTTGGAGAATCTGCTGAACTTCTATTTCAGTGTGCGCACGCATTCGTCGGTGCGCAATTTCCTGTACCTGGACTCCGTTCTCGTCTCGGTGGATTGGTAGGCACACGATGCGGCAATCGCTGACCGCTGTACTCGAGCGGAACACCACGGTGCGGGGCGAGTTCGCGACCGAGCCGTACGAGGTCGCGTGGGCGTCCGAGGCGCGCTGGTTCGTCCAGGTGCTGTCGGCCGCCGGCGACCCGGCCGAGCTGGACGTCGTCACGCAGATCTCACCCGACGGCATCACCTGGTGCGATCACGAGGAGGCGCCACACGCCACGGCGGGTCCGGGCCTGACCAGCTGGACGGTGCGCGAGTTCGGCCACTGGCTGCGTCTGCGCGGACGCGTCCGCGGCGACGACGCCGAGGTTAAGCTGCGCGTGTACCTGGCGGCCAAGAGCTGAGAGCCCGCTGTGGCCGGCAACACGAGAACGAGGACACGGTGACCGACACCCGCAGGGCGCGGCTGCGCGACATCGCCACCGCCCTGGGCGTGTCGGTCAACACCGTCTCACGGGCGCTGGGCGGCAAGGACAGCGTCAGCGAGCACACCCGCGAGCGCATCATCGCCGAGGCCGAGCGCATCGGCTACGTGCCCAACACGCACGCGCGCTCGCTCGTGCTCGGCTCGGCCATGACCATCGGGCTGGTCATCACCAACCCGTCGAACCCGTTCTACGCCCAGCTGATCAACGGCATCGAGCCGCACGGCCGCGGGCGCGGCTACTCGCTGCTGCTCATGGTCACCGACGAGAGCGTCGAGAACGAGCGGCGGGCGGCGGAGTCGCTGCTGCGCTCGGCCGTCGACGGCGCCATCGTCGTGCCGGTGCAGGGCGAAACCGCGCACTGGACGCGGGTGCAGGCGGCCGGCGTGCCGATCGTGTTCGCCAACCGCGACGTGCCCGAGCTGGGCTGCGACTTCGTCGGCATCGACAACGAGCACGGCGCCTACGAGTCCACCCGGCACCTGATCGCGTCCGGAGCCCGGCGCATCCAGGTGCTCGAGGAGGACCTCCCGATCACCACGATCGCCGGGCGCATCGCCGGCTTCCACCTGGCCATGGCCGACGCCGGCCTGCCCAGCTCCGACGCCGACGTCATCTCGGTGCCGACCCGCCGGCACGACTCCGCCGTCCTGCCGTGGCAGCCGGCCGAGGCGTACCGGCTGGCCCGCGAGCTGGTCGCCGGCGACGACCGTCCCGACGCCGTCGTGGCGGGCAACGACTTCTTCGCGCTCGGGCTGTACCGCGCGCTGGCCGAGCGCGGGCTGCGCGCCCCGGGCGACCTCGCGATCGTCGGCTACGGCGACCACCCGTACGCGGCGTACATGGATCCGCCGCTGACGACGGTGCACCTGCCGGCCCGCCGCATCGGCGAGACCGCCGTCGACCTGCTGCTGCGCCGTCTGCGCGACGGCGCCGACGCCGCGCCGCGCAAGCAGCGGCTGACGCCCGAGCTGGTCGTCCGCGCCTCCACGTGAACGGACCCGCCGGCTGCGCGCCGGCGGGTCCGTCAGTCCGTCTCCCGGGTCAGTACACCTCGGCGGCCTCGCCGGTGACCGACACCTCGTGGAAGCGGGCCCGGCCGTTGGCCGGCATCTCGAACCCCTCGACGCGCTCGCGGTATGCGACGTTGTTGCCGAGGTCCATCGGGAAGATGCCGACCGCCTGCTCCCAGATCAGCGTCGCGGCCTGCTCGTACAGCGTGGCGCGCTCCTCCGGGTCCAGTGCCGACTTCGCCGCCAGCAGCAGCTGGTCCAGCTCCTCGCTGCAGAACCCGTTGCGGTTCGCCTCGCACGTGTAGAGCCGGCCGAGCGTGTAGTCGGCGTCACCGGTGCCGACGCTGTTGGTCTGCAGGTTCAGGTCCCAGCTCAGCGCGTTGAGGTCGTCGATCCACTGGGCCCGCTCCTTCTCCAGCGGCTCGACCGTGATGCCGACCTCGGCCCAGTGCGACATCAGCGTCTGCGCGAGCGCGCGGATGTTCGCGCCGGACTCGCGCGGCCACTGCAGCGTCGTGCTGAAGCCGTCGGGGTAGCCGGCCTGGGCCAGCAGCTGCCGAGCCAACTCCGGGTCGTACTCGTACGGCTGCTGCTCGCTGGCGCCGAAGACGTCCTGCGGGATCGGGCCGCGCGCCACCGTCGCGGCGTCGCCGAACAGGTCGGCCACGATGGTCTCGACGTCGACGGCGTGCCACATCGCCTGCCGCACCCGCGGGTCGGTGAACGGCTCGCGGCTGGAGTTGAACCACATGAAGTAGTACGTGTAGCTGGGCGACGTCTCGAAGACGATGTCGTCGTTGTCCTGGATCGACGGCGCCTGGTCCGGCGGCACGCCGGTCGTGAGGTCGACCTCGCCCGTCTCCAGCGCGGTCAGGCGGGCGGAGATCTCCGGAATGTAGGTGAACTCCAGCCGGTCCAGTTCCGGCGCGCCGCCCCAGTAGTCCTCGTTCGCGGTCATCACGACCCGCTCGTCGGGCAGGAACTCGTCGAACACGAACGGCCCCGAGCCCACCGGCGCCCGCCAGAAGTCCGCCTCGCCGATGCGGTCGGCCGGGCCGACGAACAGCAGCGAGACGGTGCTGATCACGGTGCCCAGTGGCTGCGCCGTCCGGATGGTCACGGTGTGCTCGTCGGTCGCCTCGATCGCCGCGACGCCCGCCCACAGCGGCGCGAGCGGCCCGTTCAGCTCGATCAGCCGCTCCGCCGACGCCTTGACGTCGGCCGCCGTGAGCGGGGTCCCATCGTGGAACGTGACGTCGTCGCGCAGGTGGAAGACCCAGGTCAGGTCGTCGGGGTTCTCCCACGACTCGGCCAGGACCGGGACGAACTCGCCGTCCTCCAGGCGGACCAGCGGGTCGAGCAGGTGCTGGACGATCTCTTGGACGCCCTCCTCGGCGGACTGCTCGCCGTGCGGGTCGAGCGAGACCGGCGCCACACTTGGCGCGACGCGGAGCACCTGGTCACCACCGCCCCCGGCCGCGCCCTCGTCGTCGTCCCCTCCGCAGGCGGCGAGGGCCACGGCCAGGACGGCCGCGAGCCCCAGTGCCAGCGGACGGTGTGCCCGGCTGCGCATCATGGCTTCTCCAATGTGTAGGTGACGACCACCGGCTTGTGGTCGGAGGGCGCGACGCCCTCGTGGAAGAACTCGACGACCTCGGCGCAGCGCGGCCGCAGCGGACCGCGGTGGAACTGCCAGTCGATCGCCTTGGCGACTGGCTCCGGTGCGGCCCAGCCGGGGCGGGGGCCGGTGCCGGGGCCCGGCAGCGGCACGACCGGGTGCGTGATCGGCGAGCTGCGGCCCAGCGCCGCGAACGCGTCGGCGAACCCGGCCTCGCGCAGCACCCACAACGGCCGCGCGTAGTCGTTGACGTCGGCGGTGAAGATGCACGGCCCGTCGCCGGCCAGCCGGTCCAGCGCGGCGACGATGTTGCGGGCCTGCCCGACCCGCGGACTCACGTCGTCGGCGCGCTCCTGCGGATGGCCGGGCCAGGTCAGGTGGGCCGTGGCGTAGACGAACGCGCGAGTCTGTCGGTGCCCGCCCGTAGGGTGGGGGCCCTCCCGGCCGGGCGGGGTGTCACTCCCGGCGAACGCGACGTCATCCGGGCCGAGCGAGGCGTCGGTGGCGCCGAGCGAGCGAGTCTGTCGGTGCCCGCCCGTAGGGTGGGGGCCCTCCCGGCCGGGCGGGGTGTCACTCCCGGCGAACGAAGCGTCGCGCGAGCCGGGCGGGGTGTCACTCCCGGCGAACGCGGCGTCAACCGGCTCTGACGTGGCGCGGGTGCGCAGCCGCACCCAGAAGAGCCGCGCATGCTCGGCCCTGATGCCGACGTCCTCGGCGCCGTGCTCCTCCGGCGTGAACAGGTCGTCGCGCCACCAGAGGTTGCTCTGCGTGCTCCAGCCCGGGAACGGGTCGTCCACCCGGCGGTGACCAGGCAGGGCGGCGTCGATGAGCTCGCGCAGGCGCGGCGTCAGCTCCTGGACGGACAGCAGGTCGGGCGGGCGGACCTCGAACAGCGACCGCAGCGCCGGCACGCGCGCGTCCAGGTGGTGGCCGCCCCAGAGGTTGCAGGTCATCGACACGAACGTGGTCACGCGGTCCTCCTCGCGGCAGCGACGTCATCGTCCGCCGCGGCCGGCCCGGCGGCCGCCAAGGCCTGTCCGAGCGGATCGTGGTTGTAGCCGGCCAGCCGCCGCGCGAGCGTCGCCCCGTCCGGCCCGACCAGGACGGACAGCTCGGTCACCGAGCAGTTGCCGGGCGGCTCGAGCAGGGCGTGGCCGCCGGCCGGCAACCCCATGGCCGCGGCGACGGCGACCCGGATCGGCCCGCCGTGGGTGAAGACCAACGCGACCGGCTCGGCGGCGAGCCGACCGGCCAGCTCCCGCAGCGCAGCGTCGACCCGGGCGGTCAGTTGGGCGAACGTCTCGCCGCCGCCGCGCGGGAGGTCCTCGCCGCGGCGGATCGCGGCGATCTGCTCGGGGTACGCGGCCGCCACCTCGGCGGTGGTGCGGCCGCTCCACTCGCCGTTGTCGATCTCGCGCAGCCGCGGGTCGGTGACGACGGCGGACGGAGCGAGGTCCAGGTAGGCGGCGGCGGTCTCGGTGACCCGCGGGAGGTCGCTGACAGCGACGGCGCCGACCCGCGGGTGGTGGTCGCGCAGCCACCGCGCGACCGTCGCCGCCTGGTCGCGGCCGCGGCCGGACAGTCCCGGCCCGAGCTGCCCCTGGATGCGGCCCTCCGCGTTCCACGTCGATTCGCCATGCCGGATCAGCACCAGACGCACCCGGCGGGCGCCGTCCACCGCCGGCTCG
Protein-coding sequences here:
- a CDS encoding ABC transporter substrate-binding protein, encoding MMRSRAHRPLALGLAAVLAVALAACGGDDDEGAAGGGGDQVLRVAPSVAPVSLDPHGEQSAEEGVQEIVQHLLDPLVRLEDGEFVPVLAESWENPDDLTWVFHLRDDVTFHDGTPLTAADVKASAERLIELNGPLAPLWAGVAAIEATDEHTVTIRTAQPLGTVISTVSLLFVGPADRIGEADFWRAPVGSGPFVFDEFLPDERVVMTANEDYWGGAPELDRLEFTYIPEISARLTALETGEVDLTTGVPPDQAPSIQDNDDIVFETSPSYTYYFMWFNSSREPFTDPRVRQAMWHAVDVETIVADLFGDAATVARGPIPQDVFGASEQQPYEYDPELARQLLAQAGYPDGFSTTLQWPRESGANIRALAQTLMSHWAEVGITVEPLEKERAQWIDDLNALSWDLNLQTNSVGTGDADYTLGRLYTCEANRNGFCSEELDQLLLAAKSALDPEERATLYEQAATLIWEQAVGIFPMDLGNNVAYRERVEGFEMPANGRARFHEVSVTGEAAEVY
- the nikB gene encoding nickel ABC transporter permease, translated to MPAYLARRLLFSVFVLWGAVSVIFVVLRLVPGDPATVLLGPDATADQIAQLRERMGLDESLIVQYGTYLRDVVRLDFGDSFRMNVDAMDLVLSRLPNTAELAIAALTLSILIGFPLGVIAALKANTLTDRVISVLSLVGQSTPAFWVGIVFILVFARTLDVLPSGGTGGWQHLVLPAVTLALPFLAILVRLTRSGLLEVIHEGYVQTARAKGLRESVVIFPHAARNALIPVVTVVGLQFGQLLGGTVIVETVFAWPGVGRLLVDAISHRDYGVVQAAVLFIAAVFVLVNLVVDVLYGYLDPRVRLAG
- a CDS encoding histidine phosphatase family protein, whose translation is MNARWQVDEPAVDGARRVRLVLIRHGESTWNAEGRIQGQLGPGLSGRGRDQAATVARWLRDHHPRVGAVAVSDLPRVTETAAAYLDLAPSAVVTDPRLREIDNGEWSGRTTAEVAAAYPEQIAAIRRGEDLPRGGGETFAQLTARVDAALRELAGRLAAEPVALVFTHGGPIRVAVAAAMGLPAGGHALLEPPGNCSVTELSVLVGPDGATLARRLAGYNHDPLGQALAAAGPAAADDDVAAARRTA
- a CDS encoding endonuclease/exonuclease/phosphatase family protein yields the protein MTTFVSMTCNLWGGHHLDARVPALRSLFEVRPPDLLSVQELTPRLRELIDAALPGHRRVDDPFPGWSTQSNLWWRDDLFTPEEHGAEDVGIRAEHARLFWVRLRTRATSEPVDAAFAGSDTPPGSRDASFAGSDTPPGREGPHPTGGHRQTRSLGATDASLGPDDVAFAGSDTPPGREGPHPTGGHRQTRAFVYATAHLTWPGHPQERADDVSPRVGQARNIVAALDRLAGDGPCIFTADVNDYARPLWVLREAGFADAFAALGRSSPITHPVVPLPGPGTGPRPGWAAPEPVAKAIDWQFHRGPLRPRCAEVVEFFHEGVAPSDHKPVVVTYTLEKP
- a CDS encoding IclR family transcriptional regulator translates to MKSLSRALEVLTELSRHGHPRTLTDITNAVGLHKSTVHRMLATFVEFGLVRRDEANRYVVGLGALDLARAARGDAGPDSVVHPALSALHESTGQAVSYGRPRGGHLVRTATAGQPAADPGSPLPMHATALGKAYLAHRPRVEVDRFVARAPFPRLTARTVTDAYGLLRSLARARTCGYAVEDREYAETGRAVAAPVLDHDGLAVAAVAVRVPSRVRHPAELRGLAAAVTACADRIGAGLLDEAPPVTVLAHAQGA
- a CDS encoding DUF6772 family protein — protein: MTGQFRRALVAADPRLSKFNPLGRILAHDDFDSGTHGWCELIGNYDGNGNLDTVDDHMRDFRPPQLSACNFFDIGTHGTLGGTYALKLATRPYPGHTAVAIRRLTMSGRGRVQLETYFTFKAEATLGSDPANDTFGEVVWDGNLHPSEAQFGALTVATDLCGDGGVRYHTVARYQNTDHQHRLTRQWMYPGVPEPTPREHLEGKVKLGYAADFTAPNPEDWHPFGEPQELCYNEVPTKVNWHYLRWVVDTAARKNVELQINDRVMDMSDVPVPIYEDRYESLENLLNFYFSVRTHSSVRNFLYLDSVLVSVDW
- a CDS encoding ABC transporter permease, with translation MTDTLTDLGSPPAAPVPEAAGRPRRKPGSGRIRFASAVIALYVLAAVFGPWLVGYDPVATSTGDRLLPPGSRTEDGSLAIFGTDQVGQDLLAQVFQGARISIAVGVATLLLAGLIGVTVGVVAGWYGRWLDGALMRLADVQLTFPSILLAIFIAALLGPSVVNVVIVLAISNWVTFARVARSQVLVTKNRDFVDATRTLGARSWHLVRHCVLPACAAPVLVVATVEIGHVILAEASLSFLGLGTPSSSPSWGVTIANGRNYLGDAWWISTIPGICLALLVVSFGLLGDALRDRFDPKLKNL
- a CDS encoding LacI family DNA-binding transcriptional regulator translates to MTDTRRARLRDIATALGVSVNTVSRALGGKDSVSEHTRERIIAEAERIGYVPNTHARSLVLGSAMTIGLVITNPSNPFYAQLINGIEPHGRGRGYSLLLMVTDESVENERRAAESLLRSAVDGAIVVPVQGETAHWTRVQAAGVPIVFANRDVPELGCDFVGIDNEHGAYESTRHLIASGARRIQVLEEDLPITTIAGRIAGFHLAMADAGLPSSDADVISVPTRRHDSAVLPWQPAEAYRLARELVAGDDRPDAVVAGNDFFALGLYRALAERGLRAPGDLAIVGYGDHPYAAYMDPPLTTVHLPARRIGETAVDLLLRRLRDGADAAPRKQRLTPELVVRAST